A genomic window from Lotus japonicus ecotype B-129 chromosome 1, LjGifu_v1.2 includes:
- the LOC130734169 gene encoding transport inhibitor response 1-like protein codes for MRDNHPPPPTSDDDHRSSSLPDLARGGQITDSSSSKTRPGPGSSSSSLPQPGSGSELQAQFPDQVLENVLENVLHFLSSRRDRNAASLVCRSWCRAEALTRSELFIGNCYAVSPRRATARFSRVRSVTVKGKPRFADFDLMPDDWGAHFAPWATALAQAYPWLEKIHLKRMSVTDEDLAVVADSFSGFRELVLVCCEGFGTRGLAAVTSKCRLLRVLEVVESLVEPVSEDEVDWVSCFPETQTHLESLVFDCVEYPVNFEALEGLVARSPGLKKLRLNRFVSMPQLYRLMLRAPQLTHLGTGSFSDSEALEQEPDYASAFAACRSLVCLSGFREIWANYLPAILPVCANLTSLNLSYADVNADQLRSVICHCRKLQILWALDSIGDEGLQAVATTCHDLRELRVFPVDAREESEGPVSEVGFEAISKGCRKLESILFFCQRMTNAAVVAMSKNCPDLLVFRLCIIGRYRPDAVTQEPMDEGFGAIVMNCRKLTRLAVSGLLTDRAFEYIGRYGKLVRTLSVAFNGDTDLALKYVLEGCPNMQKLEIRDCPFGDAALRSGLHHYYNMRFLWMSNCKLTRQACQDVARALPHLVVEVINKEDEAAVDDIELLYMYRSLDGPRDDAPQVVTILH; via the exons ATGAGAGATAACCACCCTCCGCCGCCCACCTCCGACGACGACCACCGATCCTCCTCCCTCCCGGATCTTGCCAGAGGCGGCCAAATCACCGACTCATCCTCCTCCAAAACCCGACCCGGACCcggctcatcatcatcatcactccCTCAACCGGGTTCCGGCTCGGAGCTCCAGGCACAGTTCCCGGACCAGGTCCTCGAGAACGTCTTGGAAAACGTGCTCCACTTCCTCTCCTCACGCCGCGACCGCAACGCCGCCTCATTGGTGTGCCGCTCCTGGTGCCGCGCCGAGGCGCTCACCCGATCCGAGCTTTTCATCGGGAACTGCTACGCGGTGTCGCCTCGCCGCGCCACCGCCAGGTTCAGCCGCGTCCGGTCTGTTACCGTGAAGGGGAAGCCGCGGTTCGCGGATTTCGATCTGATGCCGGACGATTGGGGGGCCCACTTCGCCCCCTGGGCAACCGCGCTGGCTCAGGCTTATCCATGGCTTGAGAAGATCCACCTCAAGCGCATGTCTGTCACCGATGAAGATCTCGCCGTCGTTGCCGATTCATTCTCCGGCTTCCGTGAGCTTGTCCTCGTTTGCTGCGAGGGCTTCGGCACTCGCGGACTCGCCGCCGTTACCTCCAAGTGCAG GTTGCTGAGGGTGCTTGAAGTGGTGGAATCCTTGGTGGAGCCGGTATCTGAGGACGAGGTGGATTGGGTGTCGTGTTTTCCAGAGACTCAGACTCATTTGGAGTCTCTTGTTTTCGACTGTGTTGAGTACCCGGTGAATTTTGAGGCTTTGGAGGGGCTGGTAGCGAGGTCACCTGGTTTGAAGAAACTTAGATTGAACCGTTTTGTGTCCATGCCTCAGCTGTACCGGTTAATGCTTCGTGCTCCCCAGCTCACGCATCTTGGAACGGGTTCATTCAGTGACAGTGAGGCTTTGGAACAGGAACCTGATTATGCCTCTGCTTTTGCAGCTTGCAGATCATTGGTTTGTTTGTCTGGATTCAGGGAGATTTGGGCTAATTACCTTCCCGCCATTCTTCCAGTTTGTGCAAATCTCACTTCATTGAATTTGAGCTATGCTGATGTTAATGCAGATCAGCTGAGGTCTGTTATATGCCACTGCCGTAAGCTGCAGATATTGTGG GCTCTTGATTCGATTGGTGATGAAGGCCTTCAGGCAGTGGCTACAACTTGCCATGATCTACGCGAGCTTCGAGTTTTCCCTGTGGATGCGCGGGAGGAGTCTGAAGGTCCAGTTTCTGAGGTTGGTTTTGAAGCAATATCAAAGGGTTGTAGGAAATTggaatcaattttgtttttctgcCAGAGGATGACAAATGCAGCTGTGGTAGCTATGTCAAAGAACTGTCCTGATCTTTTGGTGTTTCGTCTATGTATTATTGGGCGATATCGGCCGGATGCTGTGACTCAAGAACCAATGGATGAGGGTTTTGGTGCTATTGTTATGAATTGCAGGAAGCTCACTCGACTTGCTGTGTCTGGTTTGCTGACTGATCGGGCTTTTGAGTATATTGGAAGGTATGGGAAATTGGTTAGGACATTGTCAGTTGCCTTTAATGGGGACACTGACCTGGCCCTTAAATATGTGCTAGAAGGGTGCCCTAATATGCAAAAGCTTGAAATCAGGGATTGTCCATTTGGGGATGCAGCTTTGCGATCTGGGTTGCATCATTATTACAACATGAGATTCCTCTGGATGTCGAACTGCAAATTGACGCGCCAAGCTTGCCAAGATGTTGCACGAGCATTGCCCCACCTTGTTGTGGAAGTGATCAACAAGGAAGACGAGGCGGCAGTTGATGATATTGAGTTATTGTACATGTATCGGTCTCTTGATGGGCCGCGGGATGATGCTCCACAAGTTGTTACCATTCTGCATTAG